The Acidianus infernus genome window below encodes:
- the fdhF gene encoding formate dehydrogenase subunit alpha, translated as MTVKISIDNRETTANEWETILSVLKRNGVYLPHICYNEGLTPIESCDSCLVEVNGRLVRACSTKVSDGMNVLVNSPRAVNARKTAISRILKYHKLYCSICENNNGDCVLHEAVIKLGINSQKYVEKPYSVDDTGPFYIYDPSQCILCGRCVEACQDFAVNEVIWINWDLNPPRVIWDNGNLIGNSSCVNCGTCVTVCPVNALMEKSMLGEAGYLTWINKDLKKKAIEAIGRAEDSFSLLMTFSEIEAKARESQIKKTKTVCVYCGVGCSFEIWTKGRKILKVEPKPESPANGILTCVKGKFGWDFVNSPDRITKPLIREGDRFREASWDEAIEYIARKLKEVKEKYGPDSIGFIASDKMSNEEAYLLQKLARAVIGTNNVDNSARYCQSPATVGLWRTVGIGADSGTIKDIAEYSDLIIIVGHNTTESHPVVGSKIKRAQKIRGAKVVVIDVRKHEMAERANLFIRPKPGTDAAILAAVAKYIIDKGWENREFIEKRVKGFEEFKESIKGFTLDYVESISGVPKEQIIKLAEMIHEAKNVVILWGMGVTQHLGGADTSTIISDLLLITGNYGRPGTGAYPMRGHNNVQGVSDFGCLPNYLPGYQKLDDENVIRKFEDSWGVKLNRKPGLQITQMIEGVLEGKIHALYIVGEDTVMVDCGTPLTKQALEKVDFLIVQDMFMTETAKLADVILPAAASLEKDGTFVNTERRIQRFYKAMEALGDSKPDWEIIQMIANALGANWNYKHPSEIMDEIAKLCPIFAGVSYSRLEGFNSLLWPVNEDGTDTPLLYVNAFATEDGKAILYPLSWKPPELRDEVHRVIVNTGRVLEHFHVGNMTRRVEELRRKVPETFVEVSKELAVKYSIKNGDLVLVKSKFGGEIKARAIVSDRVKGEEIFIPLFASDPSKGVNNLTGLEIDKASGTPGYKDTPVVIEKIEEGKGESPLPLDNWRFHINERRRQLGIEVQKKWMREEFRPLTD; from the coding sequence GGCATGTTCGACAAAGGTCTCAGATGGAATGAACGTTTTAGTGAACAGTCCCAGAGCAGTAAACGCTAGAAAGACTGCAATTTCAAGAATATTAAAGTATCATAAACTATATTGCAGTATATGTGAAAATAACAATGGAGATTGCGTCTTACATGAGGCTGTAATAAAGCTGGGGATAAATTCACAGAAATATGTTGAAAAACCGTATTCCGTTGATGATACTGGACCCTTTTACATCTACGATCCGTCACAATGTATACTTTGTGGAAGATGTGTTGAGGCTTGCCAGGATTTCGCAGTAAATGAGGTAATATGGATTAATTGGGATTTAAATCCTCCTAGAGTAATCTGGGATAACGGAAATCTAATAGGGAATTCCTCATGTGTTAACTGCGGTACTTGTGTAACAGTATGTCCAGTAAACGCTTTAATGGAAAAATCGATGCTAGGAGAGGCTGGATATCTAACATGGATTAACAAAGATTTAAAGAAAAAGGCAATTGAGGCGATAGGAAGAGCTGAGGACAGCTTCAGTCTATTAATGACGTTTAGCGAAATTGAGGCAAAAGCCAGGGAAAGTCAGATAAAGAAGACTAAAACTGTTTGCGTATACTGCGGTGTGGGATGCTCCTTTGAGATATGGACTAAGGGAAGGAAAATACTAAAAGTTGAACCTAAACCAGAATCTCCAGCCAACGGAATTCTAACATGTGTCAAAGGGAAGTTCGGTTGGGATTTCGTTAATAGTCCAGATAGGATAACAAAACCTCTAATAAGGGAAGGAGACCGCTTTAGGGAAGCAAGCTGGGATGAAGCAATAGAATACATAGCTAGGAAGTTAAAGGAAGTTAAGGAAAAATATGGGCCAGATTCCATAGGATTCATAGCCTCAGATAAGATGAGTAACGAAGAGGCTTACTTATTGCAAAAGCTTGCTAGGGCGGTAATAGGTACAAACAACGTAGATAATTCTGCAAGATATTGTCAATCACCGGCCACTGTAGGTCTTTGGAGGACTGTGGGAATAGGAGCGGATTCTGGAACTATAAAGGACATTGCAGAATATTCTGACTTAATAATTATAGTAGGTCACAATACTACTGAAAGTCACCCCGTTGTAGGAAGTAAGATAAAGAGGGCTCAGAAAATTAGGGGGGCTAAGGTAGTTGTAATAGATGTAAGAAAGCATGAAATGGCTGAAAGGGCTAACTTGTTTATAAGACCTAAACCTGGCACGGATGCAGCAATATTGGCTGCCGTTGCTAAATATATTATAGATAAAGGGTGGGAAAATAGGGAGTTCATTGAGAAGAGAGTAAAGGGGTTTGAGGAATTCAAGGAATCCATAAAGGGATTCACATTAGATTATGTTGAAAGTATAAGCGGAGTTCCAAAGGAACAAATAATTAAATTAGCGGAAATGATACATGAAGCTAAAAACGTAGTAATATTATGGGGAATGGGAGTAACGCAACATTTAGGAGGTGCCGATACGTCAACCATAATATCTGACTTATTATTAATAACCGGAAACTACGGAAGGCCAGGGACTGGAGCATATCCTATGAGAGGTCATAATAACGTTCAAGGCGTTAGTGATTTCGGCTGTTTACCTAATTACTTACCTGGATATCAGAAGTTAGATGATGAAAATGTAATAAGGAAATTTGAAGATAGCTGGGGAGTTAAATTAAACAGAAAGCCGGGGTTGCAAATAACCCAAATGATTGAGGGAGTATTAGAGGGTAAAATTCACGCCTTATATATAGTTGGAGAGGATACTGTAATGGTAGACTGCGGAACCCCATTAACTAAACAAGCCTTAGAGAAAGTGGACTTCTTAATAGTTCAAGATATGTTCATGACTGAAACTGCCAAATTAGCTGATGTAATATTACCAGCAGCTGCTAGCCTAGAGAAAGACGGGACTTTCGTAAATACCGAGAGGAGGATTCAGAGATTCTATAAGGCTATGGAAGCATTAGGAGACTCTAAACCTGATTGGGAAATAATCCAAATGATCGCTAATGCATTAGGAGCAAATTGGAACTATAAACACCCATCAGAAATAATGGATGAGATAGCTAAATTATGTCCAATATTTGCTGGAGTTAGCTATTCGAGGTTAGAAGGATTTAATAGTTTATTATGGCCAGTAAATGAAGATGGTACTGACACTCCACTTTTATATGTTAATGCTTTCGCAACAGAAGACGGAAAGGCTATATTATATCCGTTAAGCTGGAAGCCTCCAGAGCTAAGAGATGAGGTTCACAGAGTAATTGTAAACACTGGAAGAGTATTAGAACACTTTCACGTAGGGAATATGACTAGAAGGGTTGAAGAATTGAGGAGAAAGGTTCCGGAAACTTTCGTTGAGGTATCAAAGGAATTAGCTGTAAAGTACTCCATAAAGAATGGGGATCTCGTGCTAGTTAAATCTAAATTTGGAGGAGAAATAAAGGCTAGAGCTATAGTTAGTGATAGGGTTAAAGGTGAGGAAATATTCATACCTCTATTCGCTTCAGATCCGTCTAAAGGCGTTAACAATCTTACTGGCTTAGAAATAGATAAAGCAAGCGGTACCCCTGGATATAAGGACACGCCAGTGGTAATAGAGAAAATAGAGGAAGGAAAGGGAGAAAGTCCATTACCTTTAGATAATTGGAGATTTCATATAAATGAGAGGAGAAGACAATTAGGAATAGAGGTGCAAAAGAAATGGATGAGAGAGGAATTCAGGCCATTGACGGATTAG